The proteins below come from a single Tachypleus tridentatus isolate NWPU-2018 chromosome 13, ASM421037v1, whole genome shotgun sequence genomic window:
- the LOC143237758 gene encoding monocarboxylate transporter 13-like isoform X1, giving the protein MANVLPEEKSMPVLASVEYRVWIVAVSCSMIAFFLFGVFRSYGILYLEIILTFHTTRAQASWPLSLCASIMNVVGIFAGLLIHYVSARCIVITGMVVLALSFSLCFLAQNTVHLIVFLGVLQGTAIGFVLPMLPVIISRNFHKYRALAIGLTFSGATISSFIFPPLFEHLLYTYSLRGTLLIIGGVVLHAVFFAIGLQPGSLIPSKTLSHQTTSLTLTSINEGKSSIREEKIENMAPNELSIPSPVREDDSLMIDDIDALPKERLCEACNENVFKREDSLKVNRLRIQLKAKEKKCANNFLAALKILFSLCSNSLFLLIAITHSVFFNTMHTFLMIIVDFAVDRGDSEESASHLIIEFSAADIFGSVLLSWISDRFSIKKKNSIVPSILLQGILFALFSVANNKLAMHLLCLCFGMLTGLTRVLVIVVVPEYLGLENQAIAQGLLMFVVGVTSMGKPLLIGYFRDETGSYDNVFLILGVLSIIVALLWLLEPLLKRQRVVTSQQKVT; this is encoded by the exons ATGGCAAATGTCCTTCCTGAGGAAAAGAGCATGCCAGTTCTCGCATCTGTTGAATATCGAGTCTGGATTGTTGCTGTTTCTTGTTCCATGATCGCGTTTTTCTTATTCGGCGTATTCAGATCGTATGGGATATTATACCTCGAGATAATTTTAACGTTCCATACAACAAGAGCGCAAGCTTCCTGGCCTCTCAGTCTATGTGCATCCATCATGAACGTGGTGG ggATATTCGCTGGACTCTTAATTCACTACGTGTCTGCCCGTTGTATTGTGATCACTGGAATGGTGGTATTAGCCCTGTCATTCAGTTTGTGTTTCTTAGCCCAAAACACGGTGCATCTGATAGTTTTCTTGGGTGTTTTACAAG GCACTGCCATAGGATTTGTTCTTCCAATGCTTCCAGTCATCATCAGCCGGAATTTTCACAAATATCGAGCTCTTGCTATTGGACTTACCTTTTCTGGAGCCACAATAAGTTCTTTTATTTTCCCACCACTTTTCGAACATCTTCTCTACACTTATTCACTTCGAGGGACTCTACTGATAATCGGGGGTGTCGTTTTACATGCTGTCTTTTTTGCAATCGGCCTCCAGCCGGGCTCTCTAATTCCTTCAAAAACGTTATCACACCAAACTACTTCACTGACTCTGACGTCAATAAACGAAGGAAAAAGCTCTATTAgagaagaaaaaattgaaaatatggcACCAAATGAGTTATCCATACCATCACCAGTAAGGGAGGATGACAGTTTGATGATAGATGACATTGATGCGCTACCTAAAGAGAGATTGTGTGAAGCttgtaatgaaaatgtttttaaaagggAAGACTCATTAAAGGTCAATAGACTAAGAATACAGCTAAAGGCTAAAGAGAAAAAATGCGCAAACAATTTTCTAGCGGctctgaaaattttattttctctttgttcAAACTCATTGTTTCTTCTTATCGCCATAACCCATTCTGTGTTTTTCAATACAATGCACACGTTTCTTATGATAATTGTGGACTTTGCGGTGGATAGAGGAGACTCTGAGGAATCAGCAAGTCATCTAATTATAGAATTTTCAGCCGCTGATATATTTGGATCTGTATTATTATCGTGGATTTCTGATCGGTTCTCCATCAAGAAGAAGAATTCCATAGTACCCAGCATTCTTTTACAGGGaattttgtttgctttattttctgTAGCTAACAATAAACTGGCGATGCACCTCCTGTGCTTATGCTTTGGTATGCTTACAGGCTTGACACGAGTGTTAGTTATTGTGGTTGTACCCGAATATTTGGGACTAGAAAATCAAGCCATAGCTCAAGgtctactgatgtttgtagttgGAGTAACATCCATGGGCAAGCCACTTTTGATAG gATATTTTCGGGACGAAACTGGATCTTATGATAATGTTTTCCTCATTCTCGGAGTTCTGAGCATCATTGTTGCTTTATTGTGGCTCTTAGAACCACTACTTAAACGACAGCGAGTTGTAACTAGCCAACAGAAAGTAACATAA
- the LOC143237758 gene encoding monocarboxylate transporter 12-like isoform X2: protein MCIHHERGIFAGLLIHYVSARCIVITGMVVLALSFSLCFLAQNTVHLIVFLGVLQGTAIGFVLPMLPVIISRNFHKYRALAIGLTFSGATISSFIFPPLFEHLLYTYSLRGTLLIIGGVVLHAVFFAIGLQPGSLIPSKTLSHQTTSLTLTSINEGKSSIREEKIENMAPNELSIPSPVREDDSLMIDDIDALPKERLCEACNENVFKREDSLKVNRLRIQLKAKEKKCANNFLAALKILFSLCSNSLFLLIAITHSVFFNTMHTFLMIIVDFAVDRGDSEESASHLIIEFSAADIFGSVLLSWISDRFSIKKKNSIVPSILLQGILFALFSVANNKLAMHLLCLCFGMLTGLTRVLVIVVVPEYLGLENQAIAQGLLMFVVGVTSMGKPLLIGYFRDETGSYDNVFLILGVLSIIVALLWLLEPLLKRQRVVTSQQKVT from the exons ATGTGCATCCATCATGAACGTG ggATATTCGCTGGACTCTTAATTCACTACGTGTCTGCCCGTTGTATTGTGATCACTGGAATGGTGGTATTAGCCCTGTCATTCAGTTTGTGTTTCTTAGCCCAAAACACGGTGCATCTGATAGTTTTCTTGGGTGTTTTACAAG GCACTGCCATAGGATTTGTTCTTCCAATGCTTCCAGTCATCATCAGCCGGAATTTTCACAAATATCGAGCTCTTGCTATTGGACTTACCTTTTCTGGAGCCACAATAAGTTCTTTTATTTTCCCACCACTTTTCGAACATCTTCTCTACACTTATTCACTTCGAGGGACTCTACTGATAATCGGGGGTGTCGTTTTACATGCTGTCTTTTTTGCAATCGGCCTCCAGCCGGGCTCTCTAATTCCTTCAAAAACGTTATCACACCAAACTACTTCACTGACTCTGACGTCAATAAACGAAGGAAAAAGCTCTATTAgagaagaaaaaattgaaaatatggcACCAAATGAGTTATCCATACCATCACCAGTAAGGGAGGATGACAGTTTGATGATAGATGACATTGATGCGCTACCTAAAGAGAGATTGTGTGAAGCttgtaatgaaaatgtttttaaaagggAAGACTCATTAAAGGTCAATAGACTAAGAATACAGCTAAAGGCTAAAGAGAAAAAATGCGCAAACAATTTTCTAGCGGctctgaaaattttattttctctttgttcAAACTCATTGTTTCTTCTTATCGCCATAACCCATTCTGTGTTTTTCAATACAATGCACACGTTTCTTATGATAATTGTGGACTTTGCGGTGGATAGAGGAGACTCTGAGGAATCAGCAAGTCATCTAATTATAGAATTTTCAGCCGCTGATATATTTGGATCTGTATTATTATCGTGGATTTCTGATCGGTTCTCCATCAAGAAGAAGAATTCCATAGTACCCAGCATTCTTTTACAGGGaattttgtttgctttattttctgTAGCTAACAATAAACTGGCGATGCACCTCCTGTGCTTATGCTTTGGTATGCTTACAGGCTTGACACGAGTGTTAGTTATTGTGGTTGTACCCGAATATTTGGGACTAGAAAATCAAGCCATAGCTCAAGgtctactgatgtttgtagttgGAGTAACATCCATGGGCAAGCCACTTTTGATAG gATATTTTCGGGACGAAACTGGATCTTATGATAATGTTTTCCTCATTCTCGGAGTTCTGAGCATCATTGTTGCTTTATTGTGGCTCTTAGAACCACTACTTAAACGACAGCGAGTTGTAACTAGCCAACAGAAAGTAACATAA